The Calditrichia bacterium genomic interval TCGCTGTAATCTTTGTCCCAAATGCTGCGGCGTTTGAATTGCGGGTTGTAATTTTGCCAAATGTCATCGACGATCTGGGTTTGCAGCACATCGCCAAAATCGCGGCTGGCCAGTCGCGAAACGCCATCCGGGAACAAATCGGTGGAATCTGCGCCCTCCACACCAACAATCATCAGCGTGCCAATGGTGCTGCTATCGCCCGTACTGCCCGCGTCCGTGTGGAATGCCAGCGATACATCAATCGGGATGTTCAACCCATTTGCCATGCGATTTTTGTTCGGTCCAAACGGCGCTCCGCGCAGATAATTCACCCACTCTCCCCTGCTCCGGTAATCGTCCACGTAATCATTTTGCCAATCTTCGGTGAGGTTGTAAACCAACGTATCCGGCATGCCCATAGTTTGCAGATAATAGCGCGACCCTTCCATATATCGCGGGCGCCCGCTGGTTTTCCCGTTGCGGGAAACGATGCCAATCCCGCCGCCGAAACGCAGCGCATCCGCCGTAATAACGCCATTTGACGACTCACTTTCGTTGCTCAAAGTTACGGATCCGGCATCCGGATTGATGCCTTTTTCAAACGGAAACGTGCCGAGATAAATCCAGGTGCCGCCGCCAATTTGCTGATTCACAGAAAATTCCGTCGCGCCGCCGCGATGATTCACGGTGTATTTTGCATCCGCCACACTGTTGGGCAACGAGCGATAACTGACATAAACCGCGTATTCGCCGGATTCCGGGATTTCCGGCACCCAGAGCACCGTCGCTGTTTCGGTTGGGCTGGCGGGAAATTGCCAATGGCTGCCCTGCCGGAACGGGTTTTCGCGATCCGAATACGGCAGCTCGCCGATAGCAAATCCGGGCTGCGCAGTCGTCGCTTTCAACACGGTATCGCCGGTGGCGAAAATCATCTGACCACTCCCCTCACCCGCCACGTCAACAATTACTTCGTTGCGCTGCAAATCGCGTTCGCGCGGCATGAATACATTCGCTCCGGCATTTTCCAGCATCGGCAGCAGATACGGCTGCACAAACGATGTCGGTAACAAATCCTCGACAATCTGATACACCCGCGCACGCTGCCATTTCCAGCGATCTTCCGCCGCATCGAAATACCAGCCGTGACTGCCCCACACCGCAATGTGCCGGTTTTGCAGCCCGTTTTCGATTGCAAACGGCTTGCTGAGATTGCGAACAACCGGCGGCTGCTCCGGCAGCGATTTTGGCAATCGCGTCACATCCGGCGGCAATTGCTCGCGATAAAAATTGGGGATCAGTTGTTCAATGGTATATTTTTCGGCGAAAAGATTCAGCGAGAAATCAGCGAATTTTTTACCCAATCGCGCCTGCAATGTTTGGCGCATCCGCGCCACATTTTCCTCGCGAAACGGGATGAAACCGAATTCTTTGTTGAACACGATGTCAATTTTTTTGGCGCTTTCGTCGAAGCGAATCGTATCGATTTTCGCGATGCGACTAACTTCAAACGGGAATTTACCGTCGATGCCATCGCGCAGAAACTGATGCGTCGCCAGATACACCCGCTGTGTTTCACTGTTCAACGCGGCAATTTCATACGGGAATTTTTCAGGAATTTTCACACCGGCGCATCCGGCGAAAATGCTGATTGCAGCAATTGTTGCAAAGAGTTTTGAGTTTATGAAAAGTGTTGCGGGTTTATTTTTACCCCCCTTTGTCCCCCCTTTGTAAGGGGGGAAAGAAGAAAGTCTCCCCTTATCAAGGGGAGATTTAGAGGGTTTTAGCATTCCAGAACCATTTCACAAAACACTCAATTTGATTGGTCAATTTGTAATTTTTCAACTTGATAAACTTCTATTTTTATTGAACATAAACTAAAAAGAACAACAGGTCGTTGAGATAAAAACTAAGATTCCTGCATTCGCAGGAATGACAACGCTTTCATAGAAACAATTTATACAAACAGCGTTTTTCTACTCTTTCAATTTCCGCGATTCGGGGTTCGGCTGCCAATCGCTATCCGGCTCGAAGGTTTCCCACAGCATCCGCGAAACGCTGCGAATCAGCGCATAGCCTTCGTTATCATAATCCCAGCTTTGGTCCTGCTGATTTTTGGTGATCACACAAAATACGTAATCGCCGTGCGGCGCGTTTACCAAAACCACTTCCGAACGTGAGGCATCAACCGCACCCTGTTTGGACGCCGCCTGCACATACGGCGGAATTTGCGACAACGCCTCGCCATTCCAATAAATGCGCGTCAGTGCCCGATACATTTCTTCGCTGGCAGCTTTGGAAACGGCTTTGCCTTCACGAATCTGCACCAATAAACTTGCCATTTCCCGGGGCGTGGTTTGTCCCCAACCGTAAACTTCCCAGTTCGGGCGACGCCCTTCGGTGCGGGAATTCACCCGGGTTTTGCTGTATCCGTGCGCATCCAGCCATTCGTTAATCGCTTCGCCGGTCGCCAGTTTTTGCAACCACAAACTGGCGTGATTGTCGCTGTAAGTGATCATCAGCGAAACAATCGCGTCCAGCGCCAGCTTTTGCCCGTCGCGAAACGACCACAACACTTGCCCGTCATACGGATATTTGATGGAATCCGCGTAATACGCCAGTTCAGATTTGTAATTCAACTCCCCTTTGTCCAGTTTGTCAAAAATCTTAAGCAAAATGGGCACTTTGATCATACTGGCGGTGGGAAACAACGTATCTGCATTAATTTCAATGGTTTCGCCTGTTTTCAGATGGCGAACGTAAATGCCCACGTCACCGTGAAAATTTTTTGCCAGCACTTCCAGCTTGCTTTTCAAATCGCTGTTTTTTGATCCCTGATTGGGAATCACACCCGCAATCAACACTGCGAGCAGGCAAAGCGGTATCAGCCATTTTAACTTCATTTTATCTCCACATTAGTCTGGTTGAACGTCGATTTCCGGCGGCGGCGAGCAACAGGTTTGCCGGTTTTATTCTGACGATTTTTCGCAAAAATACCGTTTATTTGCAAAACAATCAAGCCACTTTGCACCCAAAATCAATACAAAAGCGGTATTTGATTGATCGGCAGCCGCAGCGCATCGTATATTTCCGGGGAAAATCGGGCAAAACTTACGGCTGAACGCAGATGAAATTTTCGCAAAAATCCGGTCACAAACCTATCGATTTGATGAATCCCCTCAAATTAACTGCGTCGAATGTTGGCTTTTTGATCTCTATCGCCATGTTTTTTTGCAGCGCTGCAATTGCGCAAGTTACCGTTCACGGCGATAAATCGCTACCGCACGATCTCGAATTACGCAAATATTTCCCCCAAAAAATTAACCATTTGGCACAGCCTTACGATGTCACATTTTATCATTTAAAATTGGATGTTCGTCCGGATGTGCAGCAAATTGCCGGATCGGTACAAATCGACGGATTTAGCCAAGCAGCCAATTTGCGTGATTTAGCGATTGATTTATACGACAACATGATTGTCGATTCAGTAACGGCAAACGGTGTGTCGCTCCAATTTTCGCGAGTGGTTCAGCAGATGGTTGTGCAATTGCCGCAGGCGTTGTCCGCCGGAGAACGATTTTCGATCACCGTGCATTATCGCGGCAATCCGCAGCGCATCGGTTTCGGCTCGTTCAACTGGACGGAATCGAACGGAACGCCGCGCATCTGGACACTCAGCGAACCGTATGGTGCGCCAACCTGGTGGCCGTGTAAAGATGATCCGGCGGACAAAGCCGATTCTGTTTTTCTGGACATCACCGTTCCGGAAAATCTGGTGGCAGCGTCCAACGGATCGCTGGTTCGCGCGGACATTGCACCAAATCAAAGAAAAACATGGGTTTGGAAAACGCGATACCCGATCAGTACATATCTGGTTGTGCTGGCAATTGCCGATTATACGCGGTATTCGGACACCTATTTTTCCGGCGGCGCGGAAATGCCCGTCGAATATTTTGTCTATCCCGAATTGCTGGACGCGGCGCAAATTGATTTTGCACCCACGATTGACATGCTCAGCGCGTTTTCCGCGCTGTTTGGCGAATACCCGTTTTTCAGCGAAAAATACGGGATGGCGTCGGTGACCAGCGGCGCATCGATGGAGCACCAGACGCTCACCACGCTGGCGGCGCGACACATCAACGGCGCGCACACCGGCGAATGGGCAATTGCTCATGAGCTGGCACACCACTGGTTCGGCGATTTGATCACGCTAAAAAATTGGCCGGATATTTGGCTGCACGAAGGTTTCGCCAGCTATTGCGAAGCGCTTTGGGAAGAATCCGCACGCGGCGATTCCGCGTATGTTTCAGCAATGCGAAACATGGATCCGGGATCGTTCAGCGGAACGGTAGTGGTAACCGACACCGTCAACCTGCCGGTAATGTTCAGCGCAACGGTATATCGAAAAGGCGCGTGGGTGCTGCACATGCTGCGTGGTGTGCTCGGCGATGCCGTTTTTTTCGATGCGCTCAACGCTTTCGCCACCGATCCGCGCTGGCAATTCGGCAACGCAACCACCCTCGATTTTGTGCGAACCTGCGAACAAATCAGCGGAAAAGATCTGACCTGGTTTTTTGAACAATGGCTGTTTCGGGTGGGGCGACCGGTTTACGATTACCATTGGGACGTTTCCGGCGATGCTGCGCCCTATCAAACAACGCTGCGCATCGACCAAATGAATTCGCAGCCGTACGAGAATAATCTGCCCTATAGGATGCCGCTGCAAGTGCGGCTTTCAGCCGGAAATGAAACGCAAACCGTGACAATTTGGGACAGTTTGCCGGAACAACAATTTGTGTTTGAAACGGATTTTTCACCTGCGAATCTGGAAATTGATCCTGATAATTGGGTGCTCAAACGCCTGATTTTCAATGGCGGGAATATTTCCAGCATTCCGCGTGGCTTCGAAATTGCCCAAAATTTCCCGAATCCATTTAACGGTACAACGATCATTCGATATGGCATTTTGCGCCGAACTGCCGTCACCGTCACGATTTTCAATGTGCGCGGGCAGCAGGTTTTCGCACAAAGCTTGCCGCCACAAGTGGTTGGATTTTATGATTTTATCTGGGATGGAAAGGACAACAACGGTCGCGATTTACCGTCAGGAATTTATTATTACCAATTTAGCGACGGGAATAGTTCCGCCGCTAAAAAGTTGGTTTTGGTTCGGTAATTCAAAAACAGAAACTTACTCGTAAATCAAATATTTTTGGCGAACCACCAGAAAATTTTCCAGATCATCCTGCCAGCTATCGATCAGTTTATTCATATCTTCGCCATTTTGGATGGCCAGCCGGATCTTGTCAGTGCCGCAAAGCCGGTCAAAATGCGCCACACGAAATTCCAGGCTATCCGAATAAAGCTGGTAAATGGCGTTAATAATGTGAATCCCCGTTCGGTACGGCTGGAACGCGTTCCGGTCGGTCACGTTCAACCGAACCGCGCCGCATTCGCGATCCCGCAATTTGGGATTGGTTGCAGCGCCGGGAATCGGGATCGGCGTAAATGTTGTATCTACGAAAGTTACGCCGCGTAATTTGAGTGCATTCAACTTGTCAGCCAATTCTTTTCCGTTCACCCACGGTGCACCGATATGTTCAAACGGCGTCGGTGTGCCGCGTCCTTCGGAAAAATTGGTGCCTTCGATCAAACAGGTGCCGGGATAAGTGGTTTCCGCCAACAGCGACGGCATGTTCGGCGATGGCTTGATAAACCGCTGCCCCGTTTCATCGAACCACATGTTGCGTTTCCAGTTTTTCATTGGAATAATGGTCAAATCCGCATACAGCCCATCGCCCAGCCAGCCTTCGCCGTTGAACATTTTTGCCAATTCGCCAACCGTCATGCCGTGGCGAACGGGCATCGGGAATCGCCCGACAAATGTGGCAAATGCCGTATCCAGAATATTACCTTCCACCAATGAACCGGTGATCGGATTGGGGCGATCGAGCACCACAAACGGTTTTCCAAATTCTGCGGCGGCTTCCATCGCGTACGCCATTGTGTAAATGTAGGTGTAATATCGCGCACCGATATCCTGAATATCAAAAACGAGCACATCCACATTTTCCATCATTTCTGCGGTAGGTTTGCGGGTTTGCCCGTAAAGGCTGTAAATAGGAACATCGTTGAGCGGATCGGATTTGGTGTAAATCGGCGCACCGTCTTCCGCCTGTCCGCGAATGCCGTGTTCCGGACCGAACATTGCGGTTACGGTTACATCCGGTAAGTTATTGATAATATCGAAGATATACGCATTATTTGCATCGTATGCGGTGTGGTTGGTGACGATGCCAACACGTTTTCCGGCGAACAGCTCGGTAAATTCCGCAACGCGATCGAGTCCGGTTTGCACGGTTTGGGTTGCCGCCGGTTGCTGTTTTTCGCAACCAAAAATCAGCGCCAATGCGAAAACGGAAATCCAACAAAATCGCAACATGTTTTTTCCTTCCGTTGATGTTGTATCTGAAAATTTCGGCACAAAAAAGTGGATGAGTGCCGATATTTCGTGATTTTTATCGTTGTCTGAAATTAAAAATGTTGCATTGAAAAATAAAATGCTAATTAACTGATTTCTGTGCCAAACTGTTCAAATCGGTGCGTTTATCGCCCAAAAAGCGATTTCCATTCGTTTTACAACCAATATTTGCTAATTTACAGGTGGAAAACACAAGCCGTTTTTGCGCATTTTATATGCTGCATTTATTGACAGGATTGGAATTAAATGACGAAAGATGCAAAACCAGTTTTTATCGGTGTGGACGGTGGCGGCACCAAAACGACAGCCGTTTTGACAACCGCGGACGGTTCAATATTCCGGACATGCCGGACAGGCGCGTGCAATGTTGCTGTGCTGAAGACAGATGCGGTCGCCGCTATTATTGAATCGATTCTGGATATTTTGTTGAAAGAAATCCCCCGAGAATCGATCGGTAACGCAGTTTTTGCATTCGCCGGCGCCGGCAGAGCCAAAGAGCGGGAAAACGTGCGCCAAATTATCAGCACCGCCGGGGTTCGCCAATTTTCGATTTTAACGGATGCGGAAATTTTGTATCATGCAACGCTCGGCAATATGTCCGGCATTTTGCTGTCTGCGGGAACCGGCTCGATCTGCCTTGTTCGTGGCAGCGATGGCGCGTTCAAACAAATCGGCGGGCGCGGCTATTTGCTCGGCGACGAAGGCAGTGGATTTGACATCGGCAACCGGGCAATCCGCAAATCCATCCGCGATGCGGAGGACGGAAACGCCATCAGCGAATTGACACGCAAACTATTGGAATTTTATAACTTACAGCAACCGGAAGAATTGGTGAGCATCATTTACACTGCAGCCAACCCGCCAAATGTAGTCGCATCGTGCGCAAAGCTGGTTTGCGATTTGGCAGAATCCGGTGAACCGGATGCCAAAACGATTGTTGATGGCGCGGCAAAATCGCTGCTGGCGTTGTTCAAACATGCCACCGAACATCTCCCAAAAATGTCCGAATATCCGATGGCTTTGGCCGGCAGCGTGTTGTCGGACGGCTCAATTGTCAGCCAACGGTTCAAAAAATTGCTCCGTAAAGCGGCGTTACCGGTTCAAATCATCGCAGAAAGTATGCCACCCGCTGCCGCTGCCGCCCGAAGCGCAATGCTCGACGCCGGTATGCATCCGCCACCCGGACTAATCACAAAATTATCGCAAGCGACATTTGAATAAACAACCATATTTTACGCTTTAGAGGAATCCATGAGCAACGGGAAATATCAAATCAAATCTGTAAAAACCTGGGTCGAAGACTTGCAACTCACCCGACCATACACCATCGCATACAAAACGGTCGATGCTGTTGAGAACGCATTTGTGCAGATCGAAACCGGCGCCGGCATCACCGGGATCGGGGCGGCATCACCGGGACCGTATGTCACCGGCGAAACGTTTGAGATGTGCCAGAACGCGCTTCAGCAACACGCCGAAGCATTGCTGTTGGGGAAAGATATCCGCGAATATGTGAATATCAGCAGAACCCAAATTGAGCAATTGCCCAAAACACCCGGCGCTCGCGCAGCCGTCGATATTGCGTTATTTGATGCACTTGCGCAACATTTTGATTTACCGCTGGCAAAATTTTTGGGGCAATCGCACCGCGAAATCCCGACCTCGATCACCATCGGCATCAAACCCAATATTTACGAAACGCTCGCCGAAGCGGATGAATATTTGGGACGCGGTTTCCGCATTATCAAATTGAAAATCGGGATCAATGTGGATCAGGATATCGAAACCACCAGCAAATTGTTCGAGCTGGTTGGCAAAAAAATGAAAATCCGCGTCGATGCCAATCAGGGATATTCCCCGGCACAATTGACCAAATATTACAACGCCACAAAAAATTTGGGATTGGATTTGATCGAGCAACCGGTTCCCAAAGAAAAACCGGAATTGATGCAAGAAGTTGACGCAGCTGTTCGTGCGGTTTGCGCAGCGGACGAAAGCATTCAATCCCCCGGCGATGCGTTAAAACTGGCTGCCCAACCGCAGCCGTTCGGCATTTACAACATCAAATTAATGAAATGCGGCGGTGTTTATCCGGCAATGCAAATCGCCGAAATTGCGCGACTTGCCGGCATTTCACTGATG includes:
- a CDS encoding xanthan lyase; amino-acid sequence: MKIPEKFPYEIAALNSETQRVYLATHQFLRDGIDGKFPFEVSRIAKIDTIRFDESAKKIDIVFNKEFGFIPFREENVARMRQTLQARLGKKFADFSLNLFAEKYTIEQLIPNFYREQLPPDVTRLPKSLPEQPPVVRNLSKPFAIENGLQNRHIAVWGSHGWYFDAAEDRWKWQRARVYQIVEDLLPTSFVQPYLLPMLENAGANVFMPRERDLQRNEVIVDVAGEGSGQMIFATGDTVLKATTAQPGFAIGELPYSDRENPFRQGSHWQFPASPTETATVLWVPEIPESGEYAVYVSYRSLPNSVADAKYTVNHRGGATEFSVNQQIGGGTWIYLGTFPFEKGINPDAGSVTLSNESESSNGVITADALRFGGGIGIVSRNGKTSGRPRYMEGSRYYLQTMGMPDTLVYNLTEDWQNDYVDDYRSRGEWVNYLRGAPFGPNKNRMANGLNIPIDVSLAFHTDAGSTGDSSTIGTLMIVGVEGADSTDLFPDGVSRLASRDFGDVLQTQIVDDIWQNYNPQFKRRSIWDKDYSEAFRPNVPAALLELLSHHNFADMQLALDPRFRFDASRSIYKAMLKFLATQNGQDFVVQPLPVTHFSATFSGDGVRLSWRPQTDPLEPTATPEKYLVYRRIGDGGFDNGVLVEAPEFYLPNLPFGKIYSFKIAAVNSGGESFPSEILAVCRMENSPATVLIVNGFDRISAPAGFQVQYLQGFADFWDEGVPDVRDIATVGSQIEFNSGARFISNESPGRGASHSNLETQMIAGNTHDFTIAHGAAIRDAGYSFVSVSDEAIWDSLVSLRDYPVVDLLLGEEKTTPAMHPGKPADFEVFPQSLRTKIADFLQNGGSLIVSGAHFASDLVEGKEREHPDIAFAKDVLKIRWVTNHAARNGSVSVIDSTVFPGISNVQFNSEFSEKIYRVEAPDAFAPADSLGKVVMRYAENGRPAAIFFSDNSRMFAFGFPLETVSITERKLLFKHMLHQLNPGHFPPSQE
- a CDS encoding serine hydrolase, yielding MKLKWLIPLCLLAVLIAGVIPNQGSKNSDLKSKLEVLAKNFHGDVGIYVRHLKTGETIEINADTLFPTASMIKVPILLKIFDKLDKGELNYKSELAYYADSIKYPYDGQVLWSFRDGQKLALDAIVSLMITYSDNHASLWLQKLATGEAINEWLDAHGYSKTRVNSRTEGRRPNWEVYGWGQTTPREMASLLVQIREGKAVSKAASEEMYRALTRIYWNGEALSQIPPYVQAASKQGAVDASRSEVVLVNAPHGDYVFCVITKNQQDQSWDYDNEGYALIRSVSRMLWETFEPDSDWQPNPESRKLKE
- a CDS encoding DUF1343 domain-containing protein, with protein sequence MLRFCWISVFALALIFGCEKQQPAATQTVQTGLDRVAEFTELFAGKRVGIVTNHTAYDANNAYIFDIINNLPDVTVTAMFGPEHGIRGQAEDGAPIYTKSDPLNDVPIYSLYGQTRKPTAEMMENVDVLVFDIQDIGARYYTYIYTMAYAMEAAAEFGKPFVVLDRPNPITGSLVEGNILDTAFATFVGRFPMPVRHGMTVGELAKMFNGEGWLGDGLYADLTIIPMKNWKRNMWFDETGQRFIKPSPNMPSLLAETTYPGTCLIEGTNFSEGRGTPTPFEHIGAPWVNGKELADKLNALKLRGVTFVDTTFTPIPIPGAATNPKLRDRECGAVRLNVTDRNAFQPYRTGIHIINAIYQLYSDSLEFRVAHFDRLCGTDKIRLAIQNGEDMNKLIDSWQDDLENFLVVRQKYLIYE
- a CDS encoding dipeptide epimerase, whose product is MSNGKYQIKSVKTWVEDLQLTRPYTIAYKTVDAVENAFVQIETGAGITGIGAASPGPYVTGETFEMCQNALQQHAEALLLGKDIREYVNISRTQIEQLPKTPGARAAVDIALFDALAQHFDLPLAKFLGQSHREIPTSITIGIKPNIYETLAEADEYLGRGFRIIKLKIGINVDQDIETTSKLFELVGKKMKIRVDANQGYSPAQLTKYYNATKNLGLDLIEQPVPKEKPELMQEVDAAVRAVCAADESIQSPGDALKLAAQPQPFGIYNIKLMKCGGVYPAMQIAEIARLAGISLMWGCMDESIVSISAALHTAFASPATKYLDLDGSLDLARDIVSGGFTIKDGMMSISDKPGLGVQRL
- a CDS encoding T9SS type A sorting domain-containing protein, translating into MKFSQKSGHKPIDLMNPLKLTASNVGFLISIAMFFCSAAIAQVTVHGDKSLPHDLELRKYFPQKINHLAQPYDVTFYHLKLDVRPDVQQIAGSVQIDGFSQAANLRDLAIDLYDNMIVDSVTANGVSLQFSRVVQQMVVQLPQALSAGERFSITVHYRGNPQRIGFGSFNWTESNGTPRIWTLSEPYGAPTWWPCKDDPADKADSVFLDITVPENLVAASNGSLVRADIAPNQRKTWVWKTRYPISTYLVVLAIADYTRYSDTYFSGGAEMPVEYFVYPELLDAAQIDFAPTIDMLSAFSALFGEYPFFSEKYGMASVTSGASMEHQTLTTLAARHINGAHTGEWAIAHELAHHWFGDLITLKNWPDIWLHEGFASYCEALWEESARGDSAYVSAMRNMDPGSFSGTVVVTDTVNLPVMFSATVYRKGAWVLHMLRGVLGDAVFFDALNAFATDPRWQFGNATTLDFVRTCEQISGKDLTWFFEQWLFRVGRPVYDYHWDVSGDAAPYQTTLRIDQMNSQPYENNLPYRMPLQVRLSAGNETQTVTIWDSLPEQQFVFETDFSPANLEIDPDNWVLKRLIFNGGNISSIPRGFEIAQNFPNPFNGTTIIRYGILRRTAVTVTIFNVRGQQVFAQSLPPQVVGFYDFIWDGKDNNGRDLPSGIYYYQFSDGNSSAAKKLVLVR